One window of the Flammeovirga agarivorans genome contains the following:
- the gcvH gene encoding glycine cleavage system protein GcvH, whose protein sequence is MNFPAELKYTKDHEWVRVEGEFAFVGITEFAQSELGDIVFVDITALDEEVEEGEVFGSVEAVKTVSDLFMPVSGEVVEVNEAIDSAPELVNSDPYGEGWMIKIKLNDAAEVDGLMSSEDYQKEIAS, encoded by the coding sequence ATGAATTTTCCAGCAGAATTAAAGTATACAAAAGACCACGAGTGGGTACGTGTAGAAGGTGAATTTGCTTTTGTCGGCATTACTGAGTTTGCTCAAAGTGAGTTAGGTGATATCGTATTTGTTGATATTACTGCTCTTGACGAAGAAGTGGAAGAAGGTGAGGTGTTTGGTTCAGTAGAAGCTGTAAAAACAGTTTCTGATTTGTTCATGCCTGTATCAGGTGAAGTGGTTGAAGTCAATGAAGCTATCGATTCAGCTCCAGAATTAGTGAATTCAGATCCTTACGGTGAAGGCTGGATGATCAAAATCAAATTAAACGATGCTGCTGAAGTAGACGGTTTAATGAGTAGCGAAGATTACCAAAAAGAAATTGCAAGCTAA
- a CDS encoding NUDIX hydrolase, which translates to MHFYTGKIYFEIRAVHNKHPKEHQFVIFGNASAETVWSRYKSAAENDTVGQPKYLFYTINLEETKKQLLEKFQVRIAGGGVVFNQNDELLVIKRNGIFDIPKGHLDKGETIEECAVREVEEETGVKSTIEHLLIETFHTYLYKGKHVMKHTYWYKLKLNENHEVTLVPQQEEGIEEIHWMNIEKIKTTVWKNTYQSIKDVFLSCGVK; encoded by the coding sequence ATGCATTTCTATACAGGAAAAATCTACTTTGAAATAAGAGCTGTACACAATAAGCACCCAAAGGAACATCAGTTTGTTATTTTTGGAAATGCCTCTGCAGAAACAGTTTGGTCACGTTATAAGTCTGCGGCTGAAAATGATACAGTAGGGCAACCAAAATATTTATTTTACACAATAAACCTAGAGGAAACAAAGAAGCAACTATTAGAGAAGTTCCAGGTAAGAATTGCAGGTGGAGGAGTGGTATTTAATCAGAATGATGAGCTCCTTGTTATTAAAAGAAATGGCATTTTTGATATACCTAAAGGTCATTTGGATAAAGGGGAGACTATAGAGGAATGTGCAGTTAGAGAAGTAGAAGAGGAGACAGGAGTAAAGTCTACTATTGAACATTTATTGATAGAAACATTTCATACTTACCTTTATAAAGGAAAGCATGTAATGAAACACACCTATTGGTATAAACTAAAATTAAATGAAAACCATGAAGTAACCTTAGTTCCTCAGCAAGAAGAGGGAATTGAAGAAATTCATTGGATGAATATCGAAAAAATTAAAACTACAGTATGGAAAAATACTTATCAGTCTATTAAAGACGTTTTTCTATCGTGTGGAGTGAAATAA